The Myripristis murdjan chromosome 8, fMyrMur1.1, whole genome shotgun sequence genomic sequence catcatCCAAAGCATTATGGTGACCTTTTGTTATTAAGAACTTAGTAACTTTTTCTTAGTAACCATGTTGAAAATGgcatatattataatataattgATGCTAAAAGAGAGTTATACTTACAAATAAGGTTAAAAGAAACATCATagatatgtttttggttttttttgtttgttttttttttaaaaaagctaaaaaatttgaattgaatAAATGATATGGGAGTTTTAGCGCTCATAGCCGGGATCTGTGACGCTTGAGGCAAATCCATAATATCCCAATCAAAGGTAATTAGAAAGTTCTAGTTAGAAGCACACAGCTCCATGAATGATGACATACCTATGATCCAGCTGTCATCGTTCATGTTGTAGTCAAGTGATCTGTGCACTGTACACTTAGTTAATGCAGTTTGGCTTTCCTCTCGTGCAGGTTTGAAGCCTAAATGACAGTGACTAGCTAGCTCATGTTTACAAAATCATCTCCAAAGTCAACCATCTGCCTCAGTGCACTCAGTATCAGTGAGTCGATGTCATCGTTCATATGGATTTCTGAGTGGTAGTTCTTCACAGGAAAGATGCAGTTCATTGGAACACCCACATCTGCACTGAAATCCTCCATCTACAGTTGAAAGAAACAAGTACTTCAGCTTACAATGAAGGTGTTTATTATCTATGACAGGCATAGTCAGAGGAGATAttgttttcacttgtgtgtgtgtgtgtgtgtgtgcttgttaaTGCAGAATGTGTTTTTAGCCAACATTTTTGGGAAGTAAGGACATTTTGGTTGGTCTTCACAACTACAAAGGCAAATTGTGGCTTATGGGttacagttagggttaggtttaggttaaAGGTTTGGGTTATGTGTTGGTCACAGTTAAGGTAGTGAGGTAAAGGCTGCAGAAAGCtgtagaaaaaaatcaatagaagTCAATATAATATCCTCAGagaatattttgtattttattttattttatgtatttaatttttaatttgtccTGGTGGGGTACTATACTGTATTTTGAGTCGTACAGTAATTAAATTTGTAGTTTGACAATACAGTTAGGCCAAGCTGTTGTGGTCAACACATTGGGTGGCCCAGAACCAGGTGGCCTGTAGTTCGGCAAAAGGGAGATATGCCTGGCAGAAATCTGCACACTTCTGAGTGCATTGTTCTagtttcaggatgtttttttttttatccaaaacTGAAATGTATTCACAGTATATGTATGTTCTATTCTAACTGGGATTAAATTATTTATGTGCAATCTATAGTATGACTAATTGGAACCTACCTGTTTCTTCAGGTACTTGCTCTTATAGACATTCTTTATATCGCTCTCAGTCACAGAACAGGCTTGATCAATTTTGGTGAACAGAGCCAGCTGGGGAATACCTGCCAAAGCACAATTTGGTCCTTGAGGCATGTTTGTCCAGGTCAGTGGGTAACAACATTCATAAAACTCAGTGTGTCTCTAGAacttaacacacacagtaattgAGATCTTGATATTTGCTCTTACCCAGGTCACTGGCTGCTTCTCTGATGTCTCTGATCTTCTGTTTAACTTCTTCACTCAATACAGAAAGCCTGTCAGCAGGTATGACACAAACCAGAATGTGGACTTTGTCATCGAGAGTGGGGCACGAGTTGTAACCTGGGTCCCCCTCTGACAGTGGAGATACAGGATTGAACtggaaatgaatgtaaatcGAATTAAGTAATGACAATTGGATGGAAAACAAGTTTCTGATGAGTATTTTTCtatgaacaaaaatgttttcattcccAGACAGCATTATCTGAGCTCAAGAACGAATGCAGTCAGCTTACTTTGTAACCCTGTGTCACATGTCCTTTGAGGGCCAGTTTGATGTCTTCTGGATGGACACCATTGTTTGCATGTTTCTCGAGACCCATGATGTCAGTGAAGGCAACGGAGTAAAAGGTCTTCCGGTCTCCTTTTTGGGTGGGTTTTCGTGGGATTTTGTAGGTTAAGTACTACAAAACACATGAGGGTAAACATGTTCTTATCAGAATGCTGCCACCTACTGACTGCTGGTCTCACAAAGTTTTAAATATGCAGTGTACTGCTGTAAGTTGCATTTTTGTAGTGTAATTGCAGTATCCTTGATGCTCTATGCATGTAGTTAGTAATCCTAGATGGTGCTTTGTCATGTGTCATGAAGGTTTTGCCACATTTCAAATTACatgaaattaataattaattggGAATAGCTGTTCAGTTTATCCATAGAATCAAAAGTTATTCATACTTTCTTTGTAAAGCTGTTATCGCCAGCTGAATTCACCAAAGCTGAGCCTGTCATTCTGCCCTGTAAGATGTTGTTGACGGAGTTGATGAAACTGGACTTGCCAGCACCAACTGGCCCATGAAGCAGGATTCTCAGATGTTGGAGCTCAGTGTTGTCAGGTTGGTAATTCTTCACATACTCCAGATCTCTCGCTTTTTCACTGATAAATAAAGGAACAACTTTGAGTGAAGTAATTTGATTTTATAAATGATATATGTAATGTGCGGTTGGTTCACTGTCCAGGTTGTTACTGACAGTCAGTCAAAATGAATTCATAATGTACCCATATTAACACAGAACATACAGTAAATGAACCAGCACAGCAAGAAACAGAAGCACACACTAACAGCACAATGGCACCACAGAAACTTGTTAACTTACTTACATATACTTACTTACCCCCAATACATTTCCCTCCAGGGCTTTCTAAAAGCTGGAAAGCAAATAGCATattttaaacataattaagaTGTAATCAGTATATTAAGGGAATTACTTCAACatcatgcaaacattttttatttctctatgAATGATAACTTAATCATATGaggaatgtttgtgtttttgcatttcttaCTAGGAGATGGTGGGGGGGTCGGGATGCGGGATGGGGTTGACTCTCCTGATCCCATTGCTACAAGGCAAGATCATTAAGGCAGAGGTAAGCATGTAATACTTCGGCCTAATATTTGACAATTCATTCAGACAATTCATTCActgcttaaagggatagttagcatttttggacatgaaatTGTATGAAATCCTCCTTGGCAGTGTAGTGcatgaaaagggatttttttttttttttttttttttacttattgaAATAGGTATTTCTAGCTAGTTTGCTAGGatcacaaaagtaaaaagttttgcttctcaaaacaacatgcattcatgcataGTAATATATTTCTGTCATAAAACCAACTCCGGGAAAACAGTCAGACTTCACAATCATTTGGCACCATTTTCGCTCCATAAGTATCAGTAGACCCCAGCAAACTAGCCAGAAGCACCTCTTTCAATACTTCAGGAGGCCAGCACATTcacttaagttaaaaaaaaaaaaaaaaaaaaaaaaatcccatttcatgcACTACACTGCCAGGGAGgatttcatacaacttcatgtccaaaaatgcaAGCTATACCTTTAAAACCAGCTGAACAATTTTCTTATGTATTTGCTTAATCCAAGATTAAAATATCAGACTGAAACTAAAGTTAAGTTATTAGTTTGATATTTAGTAGAGTttagaggaaagaggaaaacagtaTATGGCCAAAATGTGTTTCAGTTGAAAGGGAAACGCAACTATAACCCACAAAGCAAAAAACTAATTAAGATGAATAAAATTCAATATTGTTTTCCCACTTTATGAATTTTCtgcaaatttattttcataaacaagaggaaattacaaaaaaaatccgCAAGGCTCACCTCCATGAATATACTGATTTACACACagtttattaaattaaatctcCACTTTACGAACTCAAAtgctaaaactaaaactaaacctAAACTTAATCAAACAAAATTTGTTCCCATCAAGTATGATTTAAATACCACATTAACATAAAGAACATATCTATTCATATGCCGCTACGAGAACAAGATAGGCATCTCAGAAAATCCATACCtgctctgttgtgctgctggaaGAAAGTGGAACAGAAAGTGGGAGTCATCCTTTTATAGTGTACCCTACCAGTGGATCCTTTCACTTTCTTATCACTGTAAACCACATGACTTCAGAGAAATCCAAGTTTCTTGTTGTTCAGTGGGATTCAGCTGACTCAAACTCATTTCATTATAGAGCAAAATAGCGCCTGATGCCCACTTTAGGTTGAAGATGATGCACTTAAAAACAATcccaagtttgtttgtttgtttgtttgtttgtttgtttgtttgcttgtttttccccCCAGGTTATTGTAATACCACAGCAAAATGCCTTCTTTATTTTACAGATATCTGAAGGTTTTCACTAAACCGCTTTATTGTCAAAACATTGGCAGCGAACCTATTAGTGAATATTTCCATAAACTGCAAATAACACATATACACTCTTTTAACACTTTTGACACCGACTGAAACACAGACTGAAAACACTGCTCTGTGCCGAGTTTGGCAGCCATCAGAGGTCAGCTGGCTGGTCAGCTTTGTTTAGCTTTAGTGTTCAAATCTACACTGAACTCACACTTAAGTGAAAatcaaacaacaacagaagcaGTCTAAAAAGTATTTGTTCCCATCAAGTATGATTTAAATACCACATTAACATAAAGATCATATCTATTCATATGTCGCTACCAAACAAGATAGGCATCTGAGAAAATCCATGCCtgctctgttgtgctgctggaaGAAAGTGGAACAGAAAGTGGGAGTCATCCTTTTATAGTGTACCCTACCAGTGGATCCTTTCACTTTCTTATCACTGTAAACCACATGACTTCAGAGAAATCCAAGTTTCTTGTTGTCCAGTGGGATTCAGCTGACTCAAACTCATTTCATTATACAGCAAAATAGCACCTGATGCCCACTTTAGGTTGAAGATGATGCACTTAAAAACAATcccaagtttgtttgtttttttgtttttttgtttgtttttgtttgcttgtttttttccctccaggttATTGTAATACCACAGCAAAATGCCTTCTTTATTTTACAGATATCTGAAGGTTTTCACTAAACCGCTTTATTGTCAAAACACTGGCAGCGAACCTATTAGTGAATATTTCTATAAACTGCAAATAACACATATACACTCTTTTAACACTTTTAACACCGACTGAAACACAGACTGAAAACACTGCTCTGTGCCGAGTTTGGCAGCCATCAGAGGTCAGCTGGCATAGCTTACTTACATCACAACATAGTCATGTTGTGTCCTCATGTTATTTCAGCAAATTAAATAGTTCTGTCTTTACACTGATGTTAGTGAAATTAGGCAAGGCACACCTTGTCAGAAATCTTCATTCATGAGTTGAATCTTCATTCATGAAGCACCCAGAGTGTgaatgttttctttccaaactAACCAGTCTTTAAttcaaaaacattacattgCTAGTGTAGACTATCATGTTCCTCTACTACAAATTGTGTCAATGAGTCATGTAATGATGTTacatgaggacacacacacacacacacacacacacacacacacacaatacacacatacttacatGCATGCACCAGTGAAAATATATGTTATAGTTTCAACATCCTAAGTCACAACAATGCAATCACATTCTTCGTACAAGTACCCTGGAATCAAAgctttgtatttcttttctgtgatttcatttattatgcaCGTATCTTGCTGGGATAGCAGTCTGTTCACATTATTTATATGGGATTCTGTTGTTCCCGGAAATGATGTTGACATCCTGTCGCTGTTCAGCAAAAGTCCAAAGGAAGTGAAACATGCTTTTAGTTTCTGGGAAATCTGGTGAAATGATTGATTTCTAAGATGGGAGAAATACACTGGTTGGATAAATGTCTATCAAAGGATGTCagaaatgcagagagaaaaaggtaACTAAAATTGGTGTTGTCCTTGACTAGAGAGGAGTTTTATGTTTATAAAACCATGTgttcacattatttttattattattataattatttggtTCTGTGCTCTGCAGAGACAAactcagtttttgtttttttgtttttttttttatgaataaaagaTTTCTTCTCCAGTGCATTATTTTGACACTACAGAAAATTAGTCACTGCACactgatttgtttgtgaatgtgatgcATCCTTTGAGTAGGAAAATCCTGGTAACATCAGCTGCACCAGCACAAAAACTCCTCAGGCAGATTGAGCTGCAAGGTCTCAGATGAGCTCTCATGCCGTATTGAAATTACTGTAAGTTCATGCGCTGTCTTATTTGAAATGTATTATCACTGTAATAAACCACATGACTTCAGAGAAATCCACAGCTTCTTGTAGTCAGATGGTATTCAGCTGACTAAACTCCTTTCATTATGATATCCAGTTGTTTCAGTTTTCCTTTAAGGCTAAGAGACACTTTCCTGTAAGTATAGTGACCCCTGCTGACCAATTGCTGCCAAATGAAAACCACACATCTTTTCCTCGCTGGCTCCTCCAAAGTGAAGCATCTGTTTCAGACacgtttctttaaaaaaaaaaaaaaaacaaggcatcATCTTTGTATATAAACATTTTGTCTTCAGCTGGTTCCTGCAGGCCTACTCGGGCATGGATACATAAAACAGAAATCTGCATTGTAAGCAAGAAACAGTAGTTTATCTTCTGCCTTGACCTTTTTCCCCTTTGAACACAGAAATAACCCAGTAGTTTAACTCTAGTGTAAATGTTTGCAAATGCCTTGTTCCCCACAAACTAAGCACTGTCCTCCCTGTTCTTTACCACCTCTTCAATTAGCCAAAGACTGTGGCATAATGGAAGATATGATATTCAACTATTAACATCCTTTCAAAAGAGAATATGTAGCACAAGACAGCACGACAGTGGGCAACTAAAGaaaattttattattgttttttttctttttcttacttttttttcttttttttactggatTTCAAATTATAGAATCACCGCCATGATTTCcaaccacagaaaaaaagaaagagaaaaatagccAGTCAGTATACAAAGCCTCAGTTAAATGTTCAAATGCTCTTATCAATATTAAAGGGTCACAGTAATGAAAGTGAGATTATGATAGTCCACAGATCCATATGAATTTCTGTGTTCTTCCTTCCTGTTCACATTCAGGACAGTTTCACATGCGCTTGTGTATGTGGATGATTCTGTGGCAGCTCGGACAGCGGTGCTCCACATCTTGACAGGAATCTACGCAGAATGGGATACAGCAACAGAGGAAGCACCTGGTAGGaagcagaggaaacaaaaaagggTTTTCTTGAGCCTCACTTTGAACTAAGAAAGGGTAGCTttacttttgtattttattgtttttcatactgGGAGTATCCCATAAGCCAAGCCTGTCTGTCATCAGACCTAAAATAGCCGATCTAATGATATGccttttttccaattttcttattttgtcctAACATAAAATATTCCTAAAACAGTATTTCTCAGTTGCTAAAGCCCTAAGCCCTATTAGGTGAGCCAAATGCTCAGTGGTCTGAACCCATTTATTGAATCGATCACTCTTCATGCAAAACCATAAGCACCTTTCAGCTGGTTAGACACAACttgcaaacacactctcactcaccaaaacacattttgcactgtgatgcacttgtgttgtataatgacaagcAAAGGTAGCAAAAGttaaacacaagtaaagcacagcttaaacacaacaactcaaaactgatcacacttgtggctaatgatgtgaggaAGCCAAGCCAGTTCAGAGACAACTGGTTGTTGAAGGTTGTACGATGGACAGAAATaatctgagagtgtgtgtaagaggtggttgaggaggaagaggaggggagtgaAATCAAGTAAGACAAAGAACAGAAATTTCTTATGAAATCCGAGCCACTGTGATAGACCATGCTCTTGTCTGTGGAATGACAATGAGGGAAGCAGGACAAAGACTACAACAAGACTAGAAAAAGATATTGTGCTGTAAAGGAGGCTTCGGGGAAAGTCTGTCACTGTTTGTAGACCTAGTactgcatgttttctgtttgtatgAGGTTGGCAGGACAGCTGTGTTCTCCCACACCAAGAGACCCTCATTGCTGAGATGGTCTGTCagaacaaccattaaactgcgTGAAATACAGCAGAAAGTCATTGAAGACCGTGTGAATTTTGAAAGCATCAACAGTGTCAGCCTTTTTACCATCGATTGCATCCTCATTTGCAATAGAATTCACATTAGCAATTGTGCAGAGTGCCCTTTGAGCGCAACTCAGATCAAGGAGCAAAGATTCCAGTATGTACAGGTAGGTGTACATCCAGACACAGTCAGTGTTGATTACTGTAAGTAGTTCATGTGATATGATGTTATAATGTATGTAACCTCAATCAGTTAGCATAGGTCTATCTTTCTGTATCACTTCCTTGGAAAGACCACATGAATATATTTTCATTGATGAAGCTGGGCTCAATCTGAccaaaaggaagaggagaggtgggAACATGATTGGCCAACGGGCCATTGTTGCAGTCCCTGGCCAGCATGGTGGCAGTATCGCGTTATGTGCTGCCATCAATAATCATGGGGTTCTCCACCatcatgttgtgttgtgtttgggcGAGAGCAGCAGGATCATGAGCAGGCAGGGCATCCTGTCTATGTCAGTGTGTGGGACAGTGTCAGTTTTCACTGCACcgtcagagagtcagagagtgGTTGAACATCAACCAGGAATTCATCAATGTTTGCCTTCCACCATACTCACCTTTCCTGAACCCAGTAGAAGAGTTCTTCTCTTCATGGCGGTGGAAGATTTAAGACTGCTAACCCTACACCAGGGAAAATGTCCTGCGGGCCATGGAACTGGCCTGTGATGACATCGGTGTGGAGGCATGCCAAGCTTGGATCTGGCATGCCAGGGGTTTTTCCCCCATTGCCTGGCCAGGGAGAGTGTGGCCTGTGATGTGGATGAAGCCCTGTGGCCTGAcatgatgctgtggctgaatGATTGTAGATACTCTAAGCACttgagtttgattttgtttacacTGTAATGTGC encodes the following:
- the LOC115363114 gene encoding interferon-induced protein 44-like, with the translated sequence MVVPLFISEKARDLEYVKNYQPDNTELQHLRILLHGPVGAGKSSFINSVNNILQGRMTGSALVNSAGDNSFTKKYLTYKIPRKPTQKGDRKTFYSVAFTDIMGLEKHANNGVHPEDIKLALKGHVTQGYKFNPVSPLSEGDPGYNSCPTLDDKVHILVCVIPADRLSVLSEEVKQKIRDIREAASDLGIPQLALFTKIDQACSVTESDIKNVYKSKYLKKQMEDFSADVGVPMNCIFPVKNYHSEIHMNDDIDSLILSALRQMVDFGDDFVNMS